The Rheinheimera mangrovi genome contains the following window.
AATGTGACACTAAAGGCAAGTGCAGCTTAGCGTCCTGCCAATCAGCGCCTAATTCATCCGGTGTCACAGCGACAGGGCTAAAAGCTGACGCAGGTTTTGATTGAAAGAAACCAAAGCCCTTCGCCAGTTCATTTGGAATTAAACCCCGTAACGATACGTCGTTCACCAGCATCACCAGACGGATTTTATGCCTGGCATCTTCTGCGCTGATGGCCATAGGCACGTCGTCAGTGATCACTGCGACTTCACCTTCAAAGTCAATGCCGTAGTCTTCACTGACCACATCAATCTGATCGCGTGGACCAATAAAATCATCCGAGCCGCCCTGATACATTAAAGGATCAGTCCAGAAGCTTGGAGGCATTTCAGAATTACGGGCACGGCGCACCAGCTCAACGTGATTAACATAAGCACTTCCATCCGCCCATTGATAAGCCCGTGGTAAAGGCGATTCGCACTGGTTCTGCTCAAAGGCTTGTTCGCCGTGCACAGTGCCACTGTTCAGCGCCTGATAGACTTCAGCTAACTGAGGAGCCGTTACCGACCAGTGGTCTAACGCCTGTTGCATAGTGGCCGCAATAGCTGGCACTGCCATACAACGGGATAAATCACGGCTGACCACCACTAACTGGCCATCACGCTGGCCATTTTTTAAACTTGCTAACTTCATTTTTAGTCCTTACAGAGCGGCCGGTTTGATTTTCCAGCTATTCACATAGTCCGGGTTTTCAGTGGCTAACGCCGCGTCGCCCACATAAAGTGCATCGCGGGTATCCAGCATCACAGCCACTTCGTCGGTAAATTTCTTTTTGTACTCACGACCTGCCGCAAAGGCTTTAGGATGCGGGCCATGGGTAAAACCTGCAGGGTGAAAAGTCACCATGCCACGTTCAATATTGTCGCGGCTGAAGAAATCGCCTGCATGGTAAAACAGCACTTCGTCGTAATCATCATTGTTATGGTAAAACGGTACTTTAAGCGCGCCCGGATCGCTTTCAATCGGGCGAGGTACAAAAGTACAAACCACAAAACGCTGTGCAACAAAGGTCGTATGAGCTGAAGGCGGTAAGTGATATCTGTGGCTCATCAAAGGCCGGATATCACGCCAGTTAATCCGCATCACCGCCAAATCACCGTGCCAGCCAATAGCATCCAATGGATTGTAGGGGTAAGTGAT
Protein-coding sequences here:
- a CDS encoding fumarylacetoacetate hydrolase family protein, which codes for MKLASLKNGQRDGQLVVVSRDLSRCMAVPAIAATMQQALDHWSVTAPQLAEVYQALNSGTVHGEQAFEQNQCESPLPRAYQWADGSAYVNHVELVRRARNSEMPPSFWTDPLMYQGGSDDFIGPRDQIDVVSEDYGIDFEGEVAVITDDVPMAISAEDARHKIRLVMLVNDVSLRGLIPNELAKGFGFFQSKPASAFSPVAVTPDELGADWQDAKLHLPLVSHLNGKLFGKPNAGVDMTFDFGQLVAHAAKTRNLGAGAVIGSGTVSNKQGTDYGTSIDEGGLGYSCIAEIRMIETIRDGAPKTSFMKFGDSIRIEMLDKAGQSIFGAIEQKVVKYGA